The genomic region atttgggtaaacgaaacatagttagctggtgatagcatttctgagaccatcatttgtgagaaagcaaagcagttgcatgctgacctcctgagaAATACccctgatacaagtgatgcctttaaggctagtaagGGTGGTTTGAAAagtttaggaagagaagtggcatacatagtgtggtgagacacagggagggtgccagttctaacaaagacgctgctgataaatttgttagggaatttaagggcTATgcagaagctgagggttttattctccaacaagtgttcaactgtgatgagacaagcctcttttggaagaaaatgccaaagagaacctacatcaccaaggagaagGCACTGCTAGGACataagccaatgaaggacaggctaactctattgttatgcaAGTGCGGacgtggggacttaaaacttaagcctttgcttgtctACCATTCtcagaacccgagggtttttaataaaaataatgtcctgaaaagtaaactaaatgtcatgtggagggctaagagtagagcatgggtaaccaggcagtttttatggagtgggtccatgaagtgtttgccccaagtgtaaagaattatctcacggaaaaacagttgctactcaaggcccttcttgtgatggacaatgcacctgctcacccaccacacttgaggacgggttggtggaggagtacagtttcattacagtgaaactcttgccccctaacacgactcctctcattcagcccatggaccagtaggtcatatcgaactttaagaaactctacaccaaagcactgtttcaaaggtgctttgaaatgacctctgacacagagttaaccctcagagagttctggaaaaatcactttaatatcctccattgcttgaggatcagagacaaagcctggagggaagggtctttgaggaccatgaactcggcctggaagaaattgtggccagattcagtagcagatagagacttgaaggctttgaggctgagcctgttctCCAGGATATtatctcactaggcaagtgtatgggcttgaatgtgagtggtgatgatgtggagaagttggtggaagaccacaaccctgagctcaccacggaagaactccaagaccttcagaaggagcagcaacagaaggcaactgaggaagtgtcttcagatgaggaggtgggaagggaggatgttcctagttcactaatcaaggaaatgtgtggaaaatggggagagttataaagttttgtggaaaaatttcacctcGATAAAGCTGTAacaaactgcagcataaaccttttcaatgacaatgctatgtcttacttcagaaacattttaaaatgcaggcagaaacaaacgtcattagacaagtttttagttagaaataggtccagtgagtctcaagcaggttgtagcggtgcaaagagacagaaaagagaaagaaccccagaaggagagttgactgacgtttttatggaaggtgactcccctactaaacaataataatccccctactctccacgttcctcaccacctttcagttactccatcagctctcctcagcacaggtaaagcgcagttaaattttcatttattgttttttatcgtgtttatagtttttgtggttgacatgtaagtattattatacaggtataaataagcaatatttttacttaaaatgtttcataatgcataatttttggagatctgtaacggattaatttaatttacagtatttcttatgggaaaaattgattcgattttcgaacagccttctggaacggattaattTCGAGAACCGAGATACCACTGTGTTTTAAAATGTAGGTTTAATGACAACAGATTACTGTGTTAGATAACAACTTACCATGGTCCGCAGGAAAGAACGTTCGAGAAATACGAGCTCGGATTCCTGACCGTTAAGAACAACGGTTACAGACTTGTCAGTGTCCTCTGTCAAAAATATACGTTGAGAACTCTATCAATATTGAATGGAAATCTGTAGGTTTATAAAGTGATTACTGCTATGTCAAGACGTTTGTTAAAACGGTGTATTGTTTTGTAGAACTCAATATTCATACGAAAGCCACAAACACGTCATTTTCACTTGACGAAAAGtgaattctgcttttattattatttacgtgtggtttattatttattattatatatttatatattattattattttgcaaataacaaatatacaaactcAACGTAAGAGGAataatatttagtcaaacaaTATTCACTACAGATCCACAGTTCATGTATTTTAGGTATtctttaacacaaataatattttgtaatgaaaattaataagTCATGTCTGAACTAGCGGCAGAAAATATAACTATTTTGGTAGGTTTTGGGGTATCCTATCAGATCCGGAAGTCTAACATGGCTGTGTAGTTCATGACCCAGGCATCATTGTGTCGtgttatttcttttcttctattTCAGCCGAGTACCTCTTTAGTTGTTTCTATCCTACCAAAGACGACCGTCCCGCACGGTATGGTCGTCCCTGCTTCATCATTATTTTAGTACTTCCCTCATCCTTATCACACTTCACTCAGGATATCTTGGTATCCTCTGTtcctgccccccagtggcacagtggtatgtctgcggacatacacactaaaaaccgggtttcgatacccgtggtgggcagaacacagatagcccattgtgtagctttgtgcttaattcaaaacaaaacaaaatcctcTGTTTCCTGTTTGGTTCATCTGGAATCTTTCTTTTCTTTGCTGTAGTAGAGATTCGTACCACATCGAGACGACTTCTTTGTTGTCCTCTTTTTGTCCTTACATTTACTGGTTCTAGGTACAGTTTTCTTAAAGTCAGTCACACCGTAATCTTATCTATTATTACACGACCAATATGTCAGTTAGATAACAAATCAGTCTACTGTAGGTTAGACAACAAATCTAGCATCTGTCTGTACTAGTAGTCCTCAGTTATTTATACACAGATGATTACTATAAAGATAAGATCTGGGATTGAGTTTGTTATGGAACACAGTGTTAGTTGCATTGTTTTATGGTATGTTTGATTTTACCGCCACTGAGAGCTTTGATTGTCCCGCTTCTTGTAGATTTTAGGCCTAACTTTTACAAACTCATCCTTGAGAAAAGACAATATTAATTCCAGACTAACTCAtatcttcttgttgttgttgtaatttaAACATGTTCTTAACCAAGCGTGCCAGGGGTTGAATTTTGGTTGATTTATAGTTTTTAAGAAAAAAGACTTTAACTTATACTTCTAAAGTAATTAACACTAATTTATCTTCAACTTAAGAACATAGACTTATAGATTACTTGGAGTTTCTACTCACCCATAGAGGCTTCATAAGCACTGATATATTCTGACGTGGCAAACTGGATGATTAGGGAAGTCTTTCCGACATCTGGACTACCAATAATCAGAACCTGGTATTTCCTATTCTCGCTAGCACACGCCGAGGCAGATGTTGTATTTGGTAGTGATATCTGACCCATTATTCTTGCTGGTTCCTGATGCGGCTCTAGATTGGAAATGTTCGAAGCGCTATGACTCTTTGATCGAAAGGAGTCCCCCCTGTTTATGACCCCCTTAGAAGTGGCTGAAAAGTTTCTCAGACGTTCCCAATCTCCTTCTTGCTGAAGTAGTAGTTTGGGGTAGATTGGAGAAGGGTGGTGGATGGGTGGTGAAGCAGATTCTTCTCTGGGTATGCTAGAGTTTCTCTGTCTTAAGTGGTCAGGAGGTCGAATCCGGCGAGCATTTCGCATAGACTGGGATCTGCCAACAGGACCATTAGGATGTCGTCTTATCGATCTCAGATTAGGACTGGAGGGATAAGACCGAACGTCTTTCTCTTCCGTCAGACTGATTCCAGATCCTAAACACATTTCTCTGCACCATATCTTTTCTGTTCGTTCTGTCCAAAAGAGGTCAGGGTCACTGTTTGGAGAAGACGTGAGAAGACTAGAGACTGTGGCTTTGCCAAAGGTCATAACTTCTTTTTCAAGCTCCAGGGTTGTTTGTGTCGATCAACAGACAAATAGTACAATTCCTAACAAACACTGTGTACTATGAGGGTAAGTTATCTCTTACAAAAACTATGTACTCTTATGGTAAGTTATCCTGCCTTCCTCTCAGCTCCGTACGTGCTTTTAGACCGATTCTTGATATCTagtactatttataataacatttcacaATTCTTTTGTCTCCTATACGTGCACCTTGCCAAACGTTCTAGTCACGTGGGTGAAATCATGCTGCGAGGAGTTCTTCCAAGTTTCCGGTTCTAAGAAGCTAGACTCTTGCCAACATCTTCCCGCGCCAGTTTTAGTTACTTGTCATTGTTAAAAACTTTGAACTTATCTTCACGATCGTGAAAAGGACAATAACAGAACCAAGTAACATCTTTTTATCAACGTAAGTGTAACCTGCATGTTTCAAAAACTTGACTGACAAAATTATATCTGTTATTAAGACGTTTTCGTTTTTATAACGATGTGCTTAAGGATATATGAAGGTTCCGTCAACACTTCATTGGATTACCTTGTTGTAAATAGTGGTTCTGGGTCAGATATAGAAAATTTGCAATTACGTTTGGTAAgcattgaaataaatatactACAATTTTGTTCAAATTGCGACTCTTAGCAAGTAAAATGTCTAGTTtgtgtaatattacatatttcttaaatttttatttactgtttggtAAGATATAAACTTTGTATTCCAACTGTTGGATAGTTCAATTTGTAGTTCTGTtcacaatgtaaaataatttttttttcaacctaGGTTGTAGCGTTACAGAACTGTTCCCcaattatatattctttattcGAGTGATTTTCAAGAATAAAAGTGCATAATATTATTTCTATCACATTATGTCTACTAAATCCATTTTTTATGACACGTTTAGCCCAACACTGAGTTCATAAAGTTAAGAGATGACTAAAGAATATAtttagtttggtttaaatttcgcgcactATTAAACCTATAATTAATGTTGTTATATAGCCTGAATTCTGTATTTATTACTCTTGTTGGGGTTTCTGTTGTTGGACCACGTGATTTAATGAATAATGTGAAGTCCAATCAAgtgaataaaaacgttttatatgATAATTCTGCAAACTTACCACTGCTTCACCAGGAGACATCTTTATCAGAGAACTAACTTACATCATATAGCCAACATCAAAGTCAGTTAATAAGAGTAGACAACAATAGTATAATGCCAATGTTATTATCAGTTCTACAGATCAGATAAGTAGCTTATaccataataataatgttattatcagTTCTACAGATCAGATGAGTAGCTTACAccacaataataatgttattatcagTTCTACAGATCAGATAAGTAGCTTACAccacaataataatgttattatcagTCATACCAATCAGATAAGTAGCTcacatcataataataataaagttattatcagtTCTACACATAAGATAAGTAGCTTATaccataataataatgttattatcagTTATACCAATCAGATGAGTAGCTTACaccataataataatgttattatcagTTCTACACATAAGATAAGTAGCTTACaccataataataatgttattatcagTTCTACAGATCAGATAAGTAGCTTACaccataataataatgttattatcagTTCTACAGATCAGATAAGTAGCTTACaccataataataatgttattatctGTTCTACACATAAGATAAGTAGCTTACagcataataataatgttattatctGTTCTACAGATCAGATGAGTAGCTTATAccataataataaagttattatcagtTCTACAGATCAGATAAGTAGCTTACaccataataataatgttattatctGTTCTACACATAAGATAAGTAGCTTAcagcataataataatattattatcagtTCTACAGATCAGATAAATAGGACGTGAGAATATCTGTTTCTATAAATTGTTATACTAAATACAATGTATGATTTAAGGACATGACAATATCTGTTTCTATAAACTTATACTAAATACAATGTATGATTTAAGGGCATGACAATATCTGTTTCTAAAAACTGTTATACTAAATACAATGTATGATTTAAGGACATGACAATATCTGTTTCTATAAACTGTTATACTAAATACAATGTATGATTTAAGGACATGACAATATCTGTTTCTATAAACTGTTATACTAAACACAATGTATGATTTAAGGACATGACAATATCTGTTTCTATAAACTGTTATACTAAATACAATGCATGATTTAAGGACATGACAATATCTGTTTCTATAAACTGTTATCTGGTAAGCataattttatggctgtgtttatttggtttcttagtatgtcgagtttttgttttgtttcatgtgctgagtcccaaggaatgtatagtccagtatgggtgatttttcagtggattttggttttaaattgtgtgtcggttgttgtaattttgaggttaagaaattatatttgatttctttctttctgtacacatgtgaagttaatcttgggatgtatagagttaatgtgattgaaaaaattaagtgtgtgttctgtagatctgaatcccgcaatcgtgtcgtctacatatctgtaccagtttcgtggtggatgtaatgctgtgttaattgcttgtgtttcaacttgtgtcataaaaatattggctagaactggtgatactgggttgcccatgcttaggccatttgtttgtgtcaccagttctagccaatatatatatatataaacacgttttcgaacactgcaagtcaaataaacacaacataaccatagaaaacaccaaatactaactaaagaaacaaacataaacaaatgcaaaattaaagaagccttacttacacaacaacttaaacccaaaataaaccaatacaaaggaacacctttatacctatattaataaatataatcaaacatctaagctcgccctctacattcctacactcagttacacaacccccttcaaacatgtggtcacctATCGGTCAGtgacctctttctttctttgtgaacctgacaatgaccgaagaaggtcgaaacgttgttcgctcctctacataaaaaattttcatcACCCAAACCAGtcgttattacatatatattttaatatcctaTTTGATTATCTAAATGTAGCCATAAATCAGTTGTTTTCTGTTATATTCAAATACATTCGTTATTTGTTCCTTTTTATTCAACGTGCTGCAGAAACAATATTACCTATTGACGACATACAATTGAAGacttttaaaacttgaaattaacgtcatttaagaataaaaatatttgtcacaaGACTCTTGTTGGTGTAATTTACCCTCCTTTTAAGGGTATCTGTGTCACAAGACTCTCGTAGGTCTAATTTACCCTCCTTTTAAGGGTATCTGCATCACAAGACTCTTGTTGGTGTAATTTACCCTCCTTTTAAGGGTATCTGCATCACAAGACTCTTGTTGGTGTAATTTACCCTCCTTTTAAGGGTAGCTGCATCACAATACTCTTGTTGGTGTAATTTACCCTCCTTTTAAGGGTATCTGCGTCACAATACTCTTGTTGGTGTAATTTACCATCCTTTTAAGGGTATCTGCGTCACAATACTCTTGTTGGTGTAATTTACCATCCTTTTAAGGGTATCTGCGTCACAAGACTCTTGTTGGTGTAATTTACCTTCCATTTAAGGGTATCTGTGTCACAAGACTCTTGTTGGTGTAATTTACCCTCCTTTTAAGGGTATCTGTATCAAGACTCTTGTTGGTGTAATTTACCCTCCTTTTAAGGGTATCTGTGTCAAGACTCTTGTTGGTGTAATTTACCCTCTTTTTAAGGGTATCTGTGTCACAAGACTCTTGTTGGTGTAATTTACCCTCCTTTTAAGGTATCTGTGTCACAAGACTTGTTGGTGTAATTTACCCTCCTTTTAAGGGTATCTGTGTCACAAGACTCTTGTTGGTGTAATTTACCCTCCTTTTAAGGGTATCTGTGTCACAAGACTCTTGTTGGTGTAATTTACCCAGGTTTTTGGGATATCTCTGTTACATTGTTTTTCAATGTCGTTtggttgttattaaatataatgggttttctgtgccctgcccaccaggAGTATTTAAACCCAAATTTTGCTCTCTGAAGTCTATATATAGTCACCAGTAGA from Tachypleus tridentatus isolate NWPU-2018 chromosome 1, ASM421037v1, whole genome shotgun sequence harbors:
- the LOC143257541 gene encoding GTP-binding protein REM 1-like, coding for MTFGKATVSSLLTSSPNSDPDLFWTERTEKIWCREMCLGSGISLTEEKDVRSYPSSPNLRSIRRHPNGPVGRSQSMRNARRIRPPDHLRQRNSSIPREESASPPIHHPSPIYPKLLLQQEGDWERLRNFSATSKGVINRGDSFRSKSHSASNISNLEPHQEPARIMGQISLPNTTSASACASENRKYQVLIIGSPDVGKTSLIIQFATSEYISAYEASMEDTDKSVTVVLNGQESELVFLERSFLRTMDMTSILKPDVGACVLVYSVTSRSSFQDTKVIFEQLSKCENFASKSIILVGNKTDLARLRTVSTEAGRTLAMNKECKFIETSADVNHNVDELLVGILSQIRLKAQHQERAVENFEFRPSNSAKWRAKTFIKRMMFKKDVSKSCGNLLIL